A single Triticum dicoccoides isolate Atlit2015 ecotype Zavitan chromosome 2A, WEW_v2.0, whole genome shotgun sequence DNA region contains:
- the LOC119354029 gene encoding eukaryotic peptide chain release factor subunit 1-3, translating into MSESQETDRNIEIWKIKKLIKALESARGNGTSMISLIMPPRDQVSRVAKMLGDEYGTASNIKSRVNRQSVLGAITSAQQRLKLYNRVPPNGLVLYTGTIVTDDGKEKKVTIDFEPFKPINVSLYLCDNKFHTEALNELLESDDKFGFIVMDGNGTLFGTLSGNTREVLHKFTVDLPKKHGRGGQSALRFARLRMEKRHNYVRKTAELATQFFINPATSQPNVSGLILAGSADFKTELSQSDMFDQRLQAKILNVVDVSYGGENGFNQAIELSAEILANVKFIQEKKLIGKYFEEISQDTGKYVFGVDDTLKALEMGAVETLIVWENLDINRYSLKHSVSGEIIVKHLNKEQEADQSNFRDSETNAELEVQEKISLLEWFANEYKKFGCALEFVTNKSQEGSQFCRGFGGIGGLLRYQLDMRSFDEVSDDEGLYEDSD; encoded by the coding sequence ATGTCTGAGAGCCAGGAAACTGATAGGAACATTGAAATCTGGAAGATTAAAAAGCTAATCAAGGCACTGGAGTCTGCTAGAGGCAATGGCACAAGCATGATCTCTCTTATTATGCCTCCACGTGATCAGGTTTCTCGAGTGGCGAAGATGTTAGGCGACGAGTATGGTACTGCTTCAAACATCAAGAGTAGAGTCAATCGTCAATCAGTTTTGGGTGCCATCACCTCAGCTCAGCAGAGGCTGAAGCTTTACAACAGAGTTCCTCCCAATGGTTTGGTTCTCTACACTGGAACCATTGTTACTGATGATGGAAAGGAAAAGAAAGTTACTATTGATTTTGAGCCATTCAAGCCTATAAATGTCTCACTTTACCTTTGTGATAACAAGTTCCACACTGAGGCTTTAAATGAGCTGTTGGAATCTGATGACAAGTTCGGCTTCATTGTTATGGATGGTAATGGTACACTTTTTGGCACACTAAGTGGAAATACACGTGAAGTGCTTCACAAATTTACTGTTGATCTCCCAAAGAAGCATGGTAGAGGAGGGCAGTCAGCTCTACGTTTTGCTCGTCTTCGGATGGAAAAACGTCATAACTATGTCCGAAAAACTGCTGAGCTTGCTACTCAGTTTTTTATCAATCCAGCTACAAGTCAGCCTAATGTTTCTGGACTGATTCTTGCTGGTTCTGCTGATTTCAAGACAGAGCTGAGCCAATCTGATATGTTTGACCAGAGACTTCAAGCCAAGATACTTAATGTGGTTGATGTTTCTTATGGCGGCGAGAATGGGTTCAACCAAGCTATTGAGTTGTCAGCTGAGATTCTAGCAAATGTGAAGTTCATACAGGAGAAGAAGTTAATTGGCAAGTACTTTGAAGAGATCAGTCAAGATACTGGGAAGTATGTCTTTGGTGTTGATGACACTCTAAAGGCTCTTGAAATGGGTGCTGTTGAGACTCTGATAGTGTGGGAGAATCTTGACATCAACAGATATTCGCTGAAGCACAGTGTCTCTGGGGAAATTATTGTCAAACATTTGAACAAGGAGCAGGAAGCGGATCAGAGCAATTTCCGCGATAGTGAGACCAATGCCGAGTTGGAAGTTCAGGAAAAAATATCTCTGTTGGAGTGGTTTGCTAATGAATACAAGAAGTTCGGCTGTGCGCTTGAGTTTGTCACTAACAAGTCACAAGAGGGATCGCAGTTCTGCAGAGGATTCGGTGGCATTGGTGGTCTGCTGCGCTATCAGCTAGATATGCGGTCTTTTGACGAGGTTTCAGACGATGAAGGTTTGTATGAAGACTCTGATTAG